The Psychrobacillus sp. FSL K6-2836 nucleotide sequence ATAATCACACTATCGCTTCATACAACTTCGTTAAAGCCTCATAACGCTCCGCATCAAAATCCTTCTGACCGCGCATAAACTTTTCTTTTAGATTAAAATAACATATCTCAAAATATTCCTCGTTATGATGATGAATGAAAGGATGCACCACCTTCTCGTTAGATCCGTCTGCGAAATAACGCTCCATTTTATCTATCGTACGTATATTAATGCCTCGTGCACGCATTTCATGCAGAACAAGCTGGGTATAGGCAAACAAATCGTCTTTTGAATAGTCATAAATATAGTTAATCAAAATATGCCGATCTTCCTTTGCGAAAATACTATTTAA carries:
- a CDS encoding pyrimidine dimer DNA glycosylase/endonuclease V, producing the protein MRLWHQNLLSILPKSQLLAQWRELNSIFAKEDRHILINYIYDYSKDDLFAYTQLVLHEMRARGINIRTIDKMERYFADGSNEKVVHPFIHHHNEEYFEICYFNLKEKFMRGQKDFDAERYEALTKLYEAIV